The Gammaproteobacteria bacterium DNA window ACATCGTCGTCGGCCACGGCGGCGACCGCGTGCGCGAGGCGTTCGGCGGCGACGGCGGCCTCGTCTGGCACGAGCAGCGCGAGCAACTCGGCACGGCGCACGCGGTGTCGTGCGCGCTGCCGGCGCTCGGCGACGACGACACCGCGCTGATTACCTACGGTGACATGCCGCTGATACACGCCGGCACCTACCGCGGCGTGCTCGACGGCCTGGCGCACGCCGACCTCGTGCTGCTGACCGCCGATGTCGCCGCGCCGGCGGGCTACGGGCGCATTCTGCGCGACGCGCGCGGCGGCATCGCCGGCATTGTCGAGGAGGCCGACGCGACGCCGGAGCAGCGCGCGATTACCGAAGTCAATTTAGGCGTGATGGCGGCGAAGGCGCGGGTTTTGCGCGCGCTGATTGCGGAGGTCGGCAACGACAACAACCAGCGCGAGTATTACCTGACCGATTGCGCGGGCGCCGCCGTCGCCGGCAACCTGCGCCTCGCGTCGAGCGGCCTGCGCGATGCGTCGGAGGCGGCGGGCGTCAACGACCGCATCCAGCTCGAGCACGCCGAGCGCATTTTGCAGCGCCGCCGCGTGCACAGTTTGATGGCGCGGGGCGCGTGCGTGCGCGACGCCAGCCGCCTTGAGGTGCGCGCCGAGGTGGAAATCGGCCAGAATGTGCTGTTCGATGTCGGCGTCGTTCTCGAGGGCGGCGTGGAACTCGGCGACGATGTGAGCGTCGGCGCCTACAGCATGCTGCGCGATGTCAGCATCGGCGCCGGCACCGTCATCAAGCCGTATTCCATCGTTGAAGACGCGCAAATCGGCGCGCGCTGCCGGGTCGGGCCGTACGCCAGAATCCGCCCGCAGACGGTGCTCGCCGACGAGGTTCATGTCGGCAACTTCGTCGAGGTCAAGAAGAGCGTAATCGGCGCCGGCAGCAAGGCCAACCACCTGAGTTACATCGGCGACAGCGAAATCGGCGCCGCCGTCAATGTCGGCGCCGGCGTCATCACCTGCAATTACGACGGCGCCGACAAGCACCGCACCGTCATCGGCGACGATGTGTTCATCGGCTCGGACACGCAACTGGTGGCGCCGGTCGCGGTCGGCGACGGCGCCACCATCGGCGCCGGCTCGACCATCACGCGCGACGCCGACGCCGGCGCGCTGACGCTGTCGCGCAGCGAGCAGAAAACCGTCGCCGGCTGGCGGCGCCCGCGCAAGAAGGGGGCGGGCTGATGTGCGGCATTGTCGCCGCCATCGCCGCGCGCGATGTCAGCGGCGTTTTGATGGAGGGGCTGCGGCGGCTTGAATACCGCGGCTACGATTCCGCCGGTGTCGCGCTCGTCAACGGCGGCGTCCGGCGCGTCAGGAAACTCGGCAAGGTGGCGGAACTGCAAAACGCGCTTGATGCCGATCCCTGCACCGGCAACGCCGGCGTCGCCCACACCCGCTGGGCGACCCATGGCGCGCCCGACGAGGCCAACGCGCACCCGCACATCTCGGACCGCATCGTCATCGTCCACAACGGCATCATCGAGAACTACGAGGCGCTGAAAAAAACCCAGACCGGGCGCGGCTTTGATTTCACCTCGGAGACCGACACCGAAGTCATCGCGCACCAGATCATGTGGCATTTGTCGCGCGGCGGCGGCCTGTTGCAGGCGGTCAGCCGCGCGCTGAAAGACCTCAAGGGCACCTACGCGCTCGGCGTGATTGATGTCGAGCAGCCCGACCACATCGTGCTGGTGCGAAACGGCAGCCCGCTGGTCATCGGCGCCGGCGCCGACGGCGGCCACTACGCCGCCTCCGATGTGCACGCACTGTTGCAGGTGACCACCGACTTCATCGTGCTGGAGAACGGCGACATCGCGCGCATCGGGCGCGGCGGCGTCCGCATTTTCAACGGCGAACTTGAAGACGGCGAACTGCGCCCGGTCGAGCGCGCGCCGGTGGCGACGCCGCTGTCGCCGCACGCGATTGAACTCGGCGAATTCGACCACTTCATGCAGAAGGAAATACACGACCAGCCGTGCGCGGTGACCGACACGCTCGAGGGCCGCCTGCTCGACGACACCGTGCCGGACGGGATACTGGGGCCGGACGCCGCGCCGCTGCTGGACGCCGTCAGGGCGGTGCAGATTGTCGCCTGCGGCACCAGTTACCACGCCGGCCTGGTCGCGCGCCACTGGTTCGAGGAATTCGCCGGCGTGCCGTGCCGCGTCGAGATTGCCAGCGAGTTTCGCTACCGCCGCCAGGTGATACTGCCGGGCACGCTGTTTGTCGCCATCTCGCAGTCGGGCGAGACGGCGGACACGCTCGCCGCGCTGGCGCTGGCGAAGCAATGCGATTACCTGCCGTCGGTGGCCATCTGCAATGTGCCGGAGAGTTCGCTGGTGCGCGAGTCCGCCCGCGTGCTGATGACCCACGCCGGGCCGGAAATCGGCGTCGCCTCGACCAAGGCGTTCACGACGCAGTTGGTGACGCTGCTGCTGCTTGCGATGCTGCTCGGCAAGCGCGCCGGCATGGAGCCGGCGGTGCGCGCCGGCCTCGTCGCGCAGTTGCGCAACCTGCCGTCGCGCCTTGAACAGGCGCTTGCGCTGGAGCCGCGCATCAAGGAACTGGCGCAACAGTACGCCGACAAGCGGCATGTGCTGTTTCTGGGGCGCGGGCGGCATTACCCGGTGGCGATGGAGGGCGCGCTGAAGATGAAGGAGATTTCCTACATTCACGCCGAGGCCTACGCCGCCGGCGAACTCAAGCACGGCCCGCTGGCGCTGGTGGACCGCGGCATGCCGGTGGTTTCGGTGGCGCCGAACGACCACCTGCTGGCCAAGTTGAAGTCAAACCTGCAGGAAGTGCGCGCGCGCGGCGGCGTGCTCCATGTGTTCGCCGATTCGGGCGCGGGCTTCAAGTCCGAGGGCGATTCGGTCGTCGTGA harbors:
- the glmU gene encoding bifunctional UDP-N-acetylglucosamine diphosphorylase/glucosamine-1-phosphate N-acetyltransferase GlmU — encoded protein: MKFSAVILAAGEGRRMGAGGPKVLCDLGGAPLLGHVIGMMRRLGAGEVHIVVGHGGDRVREAFGGDGGLVWHEQREQLGTAHAVSCALPALGDDDTALITYGDMPLIHAGTYRGVLDGLAHADLVLLTADVAAPAGYGRILRDARGGIAGIVEEADATPEQRAITEVNLGVMAAKARVLRALIAEVGNDNNQREYYLTDCAGAAVAGNLRLASSGLRDASEAAGVNDRIQLEHAERILQRRRVHSLMARGACVRDASRLEVRAEVEIGQNVLFDVGVVLEGGVELGDDVSVGAYSMLRDVSIGAGTVIKPYSIVEDAQIGARCRVGPYARIRPQTVLADEVHVGNFVEVKKSVIGAGSKANHLSYIGDSEIGAAVNVGAGVITCNYDGADKHRTVIGDDVFIGSDTQLVAPVAVGDGATIGAGSTITRDADAGALTLSRSEQKTVAGWRRPRKKGAG
- the glmS gene encoding glutamine--fructose-6-phosphate transaminase (isomerizing), encoding MCGIVAAIAARDVSGVLMEGLRRLEYRGYDSAGVALVNGGVRRVRKLGKVAELQNALDADPCTGNAGVAHTRWATHGAPDEANAHPHISDRIVIVHNGIIENYEALKKTQTGRGFDFTSETDTEVIAHQIMWHLSRGGGLLQAVSRALKDLKGTYALGVIDVEQPDHIVLVRNGSPLVIGAGADGGHYAASDVHALLQVTTDFIVLENGDIARIGRGGVRIFNGELEDGELRPVERAPVATPLSPHAIELGEFDHFMQKEIHDQPCAVTDTLEGRLLDDTVPDGILGPDAAPLLDAVRAVQIVACGTSYHAGLVARHWFEEFAGVPCRVEIASEFRYRRQVILPGTLFVAISQSGETADTLAALALAKQCDYLPSVAICNVPESSLVRESARVLMTHAGPEIGVASTKAFTTQLVTLLLLAMLLGKRAGMEPAVRAGLVAQLRNLPSRLEQALALEPRIKELAQQYADKRHVLFLGRGRHYPVAMEGALKMKEISYIHAEAYAAGELKHGPLALVDRGMPVVSVAPNDHLLAKLKSNLQEVRARGGVLHVFADSGAGFKSEGDSVVVIELNAPENAVAPIVFTLPLQILAYHTALLKGTDIDQPRNLAKSVTVE